A single Pseudomonas sp. HN11 DNA region contains:
- a CDS encoding acetyl-CoA hydrolase/transferase family protein, with protein sequence MYRDRIRLPSLLNKVMSAADAAALIKDGMTVGMSGFTRAGEAKAVPHALAERAKTSPLKITLMTGASLGNDLDKQLTEAGVLSRRMPFQVDSTLRKAINAGEVMFIDQHLSETVEQLRNNQLKLPDIAVIEAVAITEQGHIVPTTSVGNSASFAIFAKQVIVEINLAHNPNLEGLHDIYIPTYRPTRTPIPLVKVDDRIGSTAIPIPPEKIAAIVITNQADSASTVTPPDSDTQGIANHLINFLKQEVDAGRMTNKLGPLQAGIGNIANAVMCGLIESPFEDLTMYSEVLQDSTFDLIDAGKLSFASGSSITLSERRNADVFGNLEKYKEKLVLRPQEISNHPEVVRRLGIIGINTALEFDIYGNVNSTHVCGTRMMNGIGGSGDFARNAHLAIFVTKSIAKGGAISSVVPMVSHVDHTEHDVDILVTEVGLADLRGLAPRERARMIIDNCVHPAYREALNSYFNAACALGGHTPHILRDALSWHINLEETGHMLKA encoded by the coding sequence ATGTACCGTGATCGTATCCGCTTGCCTTCGTTGTTGAACAAGGTCATGAGCGCGGCAGACGCCGCCGCACTGATCAAGGACGGCATGACCGTCGGCATGAGCGGCTTCACCCGTGCCGGTGAAGCCAAGGCCGTCCCCCACGCTCTGGCCGAACGGGCCAAGACTTCCCCACTGAAAATCACCCTGATGACCGGCGCCAGCCTGGGCAATGACCTGGACAAGCAACTGACTGAAGCGGGCGTGCTGTCGCGACGCATGCCGTTTCAGGTCGACAGCACCCTGCGCAAGGCGATCAACGCCGGCGAGGTGATGTTTATCGACCAGCACCTGTCGGAAACCGTCGAGCAACTGCGCAACAACCAGCTCAAGCTGCCGGATATTGCCGTGATTGAAGCGGTCGCGATCACTGAGCAAGGCCACATTGTGCCGACAACCTCCGTGGGCAACTCGGCCAGCTTTGCGATTTTCGCCAAGCAGGTGATCGTCGAGATCAACTTGGCGCACAACCCGAACCTGGAAGGGCTGCACGACATCTATATCCCGACGTACCGGCCAACCCGTACGCCGATCCCGCTGGTGAAGGTCGATGACCGGATTGGCAGCACTGCGATTCCGATCCCACCGGAAAAGATCGCCGCGATCGTCATCACCAACCAGGCCGATTCCGCCTCGACCGTGACGCCACCCGACAGCGACACCCAAGGCATCGCCAATCACCTGATCAATTTCCTCAAGCAGGAAGTCGACGCCGGCCGCATGACCAACAAACTCGGCCCGTTGCAGGCCGGCATCGGCAATATCGCCAACGCAGTGATGTGTGGCTTGATCGAGTCGCCGTTCGAAGACCTGACCATGTATTCGGAAGTGTTGCAGGATTCGACCTTTGACCTGATCGATGCGGGCAAGCTGAGTTTCGCTTCGGGCAGCTCGATCACCTTGTCCGAACGGCGCAATGCCGACGTATTCGGCAACCTGGAGAAGTACAAGGAAAAACTGGTACTGCGCCCACAAGAGATCTCCAACCATCCGGAAGTGGTGCGTCGTCTGGGCATCATCGGCATCAACACCGCGCTGGAGTTCGACATCTACGGCAACGTCAATTCCACCCATGTCTGCGGCACGCGGATGATGAACGGTATTGGCGGCTCCGGAGACTTCGCGCGCAACGCGCACTTGGCAATCTTCGTGACCAAATCGATTGCCAAGGGCGGGGCAATTTCCAGTGTGGTGCCGATGGTCAGCCATGTGGACCACACCGAACATGACGTCGACATCCTGGTCACCGAGGTGGGGCTTGCGGACCTGCGCGGCCTGGCGCCACGGGAAAGGGCCCGGATGATCATCGATAACTGTGTGCACCCAGCTTACCGGGAGGCCCTGAACAGTTACTTCAACGCTGCGTGCGCCCTCGGCGGGCACACGCCGCACATTCTGCGAGACGCACTGAGCTGGCATATTAACTTGGAAGAAACCGGGCATATGCTCAAGGCGTGA